GCGCCGGTCTTGAGGGTGTGCAGCTGCTCCAGCGCGTCGATGCCGGCCGTCGATGCCTGGCCGGTCGCGGCGAGGTCCAGCGCCTGGCCGCCGCACATGCCGCCGGCACCGGCGGCGAGCGCGAGTTCGCGCAGCATCGCCACGCGCGCGGCGTCGCTGCAGCGGGCCTCGGCGAGCACCGCGAAGGCCAGCGACTGCAGCGCGTCGCCGGCCAGGATCGCGGTGGCCTCGTCGAAGGCGACGTGGACGGTGGGCTGGCCGCGGCGCAGGGCGTCGTCGTCCATCGCCGGCAGGTCGTCGTGGACCAGGGAGTAGGCGTGCACCAGCTCGATCGCGGCGGCGGCCGCGTCGAGCGCGGACGGGTCGGCGCCGAATGCGGTCCCGGTGGCGTAGGCCAGCAGTGGACGCATGCGCTTGCCGCCGAGCAGCACGGCGTGGCGCATGGCCGCGCCCAGGCGCTGTTCGGCGGCGGGGTGGTCGGCCAGCGCGGAGGCGAGCACGCCGTCGATCCGGCTGCGCCAGGCGTCGAGCTGCGCGGCGGCCGTGCCGCCGGTCGCGTCAGGCATCGTCGCCAAGGGCGGGGAACGAGGTTCCGGAGTCAGGCTGTTGCGGATCGGTCAGCAGGCGCACGCGCAGCTCGGCGGCTTCGAGCGCCTGCTGGCAGCGGCGGTAGAGGCCGACGCCGCGCTCGTAGGCGGCGAGCGAATCCTCGAGGCTCATGTCGCCGTGCTCCATCTTGCCGACGAGCTGCTCGAGGGCATCGAGCGAGGCTTCGAAATCGGCGACCGGAGAGCCGGCGTTGGCGGTATCGGCGGGGTCTGGCATGGCCTCGAGTTTACTCCAGCTGCCGCCAGCGCAGGCGCGCGCCATGGTCGCGAAGCCAGTCGCACAGCGTGGCCGACAGCAACCGGTCGCCGGCGGCCAGCACGCGGCCCTCGTGGTCGGACAGCAGCGGCATGCGCGTGCGTTCCCATGGCGGGACGCCGGCGTCCTGGAGCAGGTGCTTGAGGGCGTGGGAGTGGGTGCGCCCGGGCAGCTGCAGGCGCTCGCCGCCGCGCCGCGCGTGCACGCGCAGGGGCGTCGCGAAAGCTTCGGCGCCGTCCAGCGCGAGCTCGCCGCCACCCGGGATCGGCAGCGGCGTCCGGCCGTCCCAGAGCTGCGACCAGTCGGCCGGCAGGGATGGTGCCGCGGGCACCGCGTGCAGCCCGTCGCGCCAGGCGCGCAGGCACGCATCGGCCCAGCGGACTTCCCCTGCGCTGTCGCTACGCGCACCCAACAGGGTGTCGACGGCTTCAACCGCCGTGGCCGGCAGCGGTGGCAGCCCCAGCCCGGCGGCCCAGGCCCGCACGAGGCGTGCCCGTCGCGCGGCCGGCAGGGCGCGCAGCGGCGCCAGCGGCAACCGGCGCGCCTGCCGACCGCCAGCCGCGTCGGTCAGCAGGGCATCGAGCACCGCGCGGTCATCGTCGGCCAGGAGGTCGGCCGCCTGGGCGCACAGCGTCGCGCTGCGGGCCAGGGCGGCATCGGCGCCCGGCCAGCGCTGCCGGAGCAGGGGCATGACCTGGTGGCGCAGCAGGCTGCGGGCGTGGGCAGGGTCGGCATTGGCCGGGTCCTCGATCCAGGACAGGCCGTTCGCCCGCGCCCAGGCCTCGAGGCCGGCGCGGGGCTGGCCAAGCAGTGGACGCCACATCCAGCCTGGTCCAAACCGCCGCCAGGGCCGCATCGCGGCCAGGCCTTCGGGGCCGGAGGCACGCAGCGCGCGCAGCAGGAAGGTCTCGGCCTGGTCGTCCTGGTGGTGGGCGAGCGCCAGCACCTCGCCCGCGTCCAGCGCGGCGGCGAAGGCCGCGTGCCTGGCCTCGCGCGCCGAGGCCTCAAGGCCGAGCCCGCTGTCGCGCGCCACCTGCACCGGCAGCACCCGCAGCGGAACGCGGAGCGCCGCACATGCGGCATCGCAGCCGGCGGCCCAGTCATCCGCGGCGGGGTGCAGCCCGTGGTGCACGTGGACCGCGCGCAGGCCGCGCGCGCGGATCGCCGGCAGGGCGGCGAGCCGGTGCAGCAGGACGGTGGAGTCGAGCCCGCCGCTCAGCGCGACGACGATCCCACCGTCGGCATCCCCGTCGGGGACGGTGAACACGGCGTCCGGGAGCGTCGGTTCCATGGCCTCGGCTGCGCGGCGCACGCGCCGGCGACGCGGAGGCGGCTCAGGCCGCCTCGTAGGCCCCGTAGCCGCGCAGGCGCCGGTAGCGTTTGTCCACCAGCACGTCGGCCGGCAGCGCCTCGAGCGCATCGAGCTGGTTGAGCAGCACCGCCTTGAGCCGCAGCGCCGTCTGCCGCGGGTTGCGGTGCGCACCGCCGATCGGCTCGCGCACCACCTTGTCGACCAGGCCCAGGCCGTGCAGGCGCTTCGCGGTCAGGCCGAGCTGCTCGGCGGCGTCCTTGGCCTTGCCCGCGTCCTTCCACAGGATCGACGCGCAGCCTTCGGGCGAGATCACCGAATAGGTGCTGTATTCCAGCATCACCGTGCGGTCGCCGACGCCGATCGCCAGCGCGCCGCCCGAGCCGCCCTCGCCGATCACCGTGCACACGATCGGCGTCTTCAGCTCGGCCATCTCCATCAGGTTGCGGGCGATGGCCTCGGACTGGCCGCGCTCCTCGGCGCCGATGCCGGGGTAGGCGCCGGGCGTGTCGATGAAGGTGAGGAGCGGCAGCTTGAAGCGCTCGGCCATCTTCATCAGGCGCAGCGCCTTGCGGTAGCCCTCGGGGCGCGGCATGCCGAAGTTGCGGCGCACCTTGGCTTTGGTGTCGCGGCCTTTCTGGTGGCCGATGATCATCACGCTGCGGCCGCTGATGCGGCCGATGCCGCCCACGATCGCCGCGTCGTCGGCATAGGCGCGGTCGCCGGCGAGCTCCTGGAACTCGTCGCAGACGTAGCGGATGTAGTCGTTGGTATAGGGCCGCGCCGGGTGGCGCGCCAGCTGCGACACCTGCCACGGCGTGAGGTCGCGGAAGATCTGCGCGGTGCGCAGGCGCAGCTTGTCCTGCAGCGTCCGCAGTTCGGCGTCGATGTTGACGGCGGGGCCGGAGCTGGCCTGGCGCAGGTCCTGGATCCTGGCTTCCAGGTCGGCGATGGGCTGCTCGAAGTCGAGGTAGTTGGGATTCATCGGCGTGGCACAGCGTGGAAAGCCGCCAGTCTAGCCGACCGCCTCCCTGTGGGAGCCGCTACGGCGGCGATCGGACCGCCAGCGGTCGATCGACGGCGCTCCGTCGGGCGGGGTCGCCGCTGTAGCGGCTCCTGCAGGTGTCGGGTCAGGTGGCCCAGGGCCGCTGGCCCATGGCGACATGGGCGGCGCGCACGCCGTCCTCGCCGCGCAGGCGGTCGACCAGGTCGGGGTCCACGCGCACCGACTGGCTGCCGTCGAGATCCAGCGTTCCGGCGGCACCCGCGGCCAGAAGCAGGTCGAGGCGCAGCGAGGTCGGGCCGGGACGCTGCGGCGACAACAGCGCCTCCACGCGCTCCATGGTCCCCGGCACCGCCAGGTCCAGCCGCAACGACAGCCGTCGCGCCGACTGGTTGCAGACCTCATGGAAATCCCAGGCCCGGCGCGCGCGCAGCGAGAAGCCGCCGCTGAACTCGTCCTCGCGCAGGCCCCCCTC
The sequence above is a segment of the Luteimonas sp. MC1750 genome. Coding sequences within it:
- a CDS encoding farnesyl diphosphate synthase — its product is MPDATGGTAAAQLDAWRSRIDGVLASALADHPAAEQRLGAAMRHAVLLGGKRMRPLLAYATGTAFGADPSALDAAAAAIELVHAYSLVHDDLPAMDDDALRRGQPTVHVAFDEATAILAGDALQSLAFAVLAEARCSDAARVAMLRELALAAGAGGMCGGQALDLAATGQASTAGIDALEQLHTLKTGALIRAAVRMGAIAAGAGDADRARLDAYADALGLAFQIRDDLLDVEGESATLGKTAGKDAAQDKATFPAIIGLDASRARLDALARTMDAMLEPLGPRGDLLAALGRLAVERSH
- a CDS encoding exodeoxyribonuclease VII small subunit; its protein translation is MPDPADTANAGSPVADFEASLDALEQLVGKMEHGDMSLEDSLAAYERGVGLYRRCQQALEAAELRVRLLTDPQQPDSGTSFPALGDDA
- a CDS encoding acetyl-CoA carboxylase carboxyltransferase subunit alpha — encoded protein: MNPNYLDFEQPIADLEARIQDLRQASSGPAVNIDAELRTLQDKLRLRTAQIFRDLTPWQVSQLARHPARPYTNDYIRYVCDEFQELAGDRAYADDAAIVGGIGRISGRSVMIIGHQKGRDTKAKVRRNFGMPRPEGYRKALRLMKMAERFKLPLLTFIDTPGAYPGIGAEERGQSEAIARNLMEMAELKTPIVCTVIGEGGSGGALAIGVGDRTVMLEYSTYSVISPEGCASILWKDAGKAKDAAEQLGLTAKRLHGLGLVDKVVREPIGGAHRNPRQTALRLKAVLLNQLDALEALPADVLVDKRYRRLRGYGAYEAA
- the tilS gene encoding tRNA lysidine(34) synthetase TilS, which encodes MEPTLPDAVFTVPDGDADGGIVVALSGGLDSTVLLHRLAALPAIRARGLRAVHVHHGLHPAADDWAAGCDAACAALRVPLRVLPVQVARDSGLGLEASAREARHAAFAAALDAGEVLALAHHQDDQAETFLLRALRASGPEGLAAMRPWRRFGPGWMWRPLLGQPRAGLEAWARANGLSWIEDPANADPAHARSLLRHQVMPLLRQRWPGADAALARSATLCAQAADLLADDDRAVLDALLTDAAGGRQARRLPLAPLRALPAARRARLVRAWAAGLGLPPLPATAVEAVDTLLGARSDSAGEVRWADACLRAWRDGLHAVPAAPSLPADWSQLWDGRTPLPIPGGGELALDGAEAFATPLRVHARRGGERLQLPGRTHSHALKHLLQDAGVPPWERTRMPLLSDHEGRVLAAGDRLLSATLCDWLRDHGARLRWRQLE